In the bacterium genome, one interval contains:
- a CDS encoding acyl-CoA synthetase: MWPGFHAARTPDKPAIVMAGSGEVVTHAELDAESNRLAQLLYARGLRWGDHLALCMENCARFLEVTWAAQRSGLVYTPINFHLTAEEMAYIVGDCDARALIVGGGLGDAPAALARQLGPQVAIRLAAGGAIAGYESYEAAVAAQPPAPLAEEIEGSPMLYSSGTTGRPKGVLQPHARTPMGGGPPLLQTFCALYGVDDGAVYLSPAPLYHAAPLHFCMSMLRAGGTVVVMERFDPSEALALIERYRVTHSQWVPTMFVRLLKLSEAERRRHDLASHRIAIHAAAPCPVAVKEQMIAWWGPILFEYYSSTEGIGATTIDSAAWLAHKGSVGRALAGTIHILDDDGNELPLGESGRVFFEMPTPVPVAYHKDATKTAGLRNAQGWGSVGDVGYLDADGYLYLTDRKDFMIVSGGVNIYPQEIENLLVTHPQVADVAVFGVPNDEMGEEVKAVVQPLDMAAAGPGLAAALQDFCRQHLARYKCPRSIDFTAELPRAPTGKLYKRLLRDRYWHGHARRIN, from the coding sequence ATGTGGCCGGGATTCCATGCCGCGCGGACGCCGGACAAGCCGGCCATCGTCATGGCCGGCTCGGGCGAGGTGGTGACGCACGCCGAGCTCGACGCCGAGTCGAATCGGCTGGCGCAGCTCCTGTACGCGCGCGGGCTGCGCTGGGGCGATCACCTGGCGCTGTGCATGGAGAACTGTGCCCGCTTCCTCGAGGTGACGTGGGCGGCGCAGCGCTCGGGCCTGGTGTACACGCCGATCAACTTCCACCTCACGGCGGAGGAGATGGCGTACATCGTCGGCGACTGCGACGCGCGAGCGCTGATCGTCGGCGGCGGGCTCGGCGATGCGCCGGCGGCGCTGGCGCGCCAGCTCGGCCCACAGGTGGCGATCCGACTCGCCGCCGGCGGCGCCATCGCCGGTTACGAATCGTACGAAGCGGCGGTGGCGGCGCAGCCCCCGGCGCCGCTCGCCGAGGAGATCGAGGGCTCGCCGATGCTCTACTCCTCCGGCACCACCGGGCGGCCGAAGGGCGTGCTGCAGCCGCACGCGCGCACGCCGATGGGCGGCGGCCCGCCGCTGCTGCAGACCTTCTGCGCCCTCTACGGGGTCGACGACGGCGCCGTGTACCTCTCGCCGGCGCCGCTCTACCACGCCGCGCCGCTGCACTTCTGCATGAGCATGCTGCGCGCCGGCGGCACGGTGGTGGTGATGGAGCGCTTCGACCCCAGCGAAGCGCTGGCGCTGATCGAGCGCTACCGGGTCACCCACAGCCAGTGGGTGCCGACGATGTTCGTCCGCCTGCTCAAACTCTCCGAGGCGGAGCGGCGGCGTCACGACCTCGCCTCGCACCGCATCGCCATCCACGCCGCGGCGCCCTGCCCGGTGGCGGTCAAAGAGCAGATGATCGCCTGGTGGGGGCCGATCCTGTTCGAGTACTATTCGTCCACCGAGGGCATCGGCGCCACCACGATCGACAGCGCCGCCTGGCTGGCGCACAAGGGCTCCGTCGGCCGCGCGCTGGCGGGCACCATCCACATCCTCGACGACGACGGCAACGAGCTGCCGCTCGGCGAATCGGGCCGCGTCTTCTTCGAGATGCCCACGCCGGTGCCGGTCGCCTACCACAAGGACGCCACCAAGACGGCCGGGCTGCGCAACGCCCAGGGCTGGGGATCGGTCGGCGACGTCGGCTACCTCGACGCGGACGGCTATCTCTACCTCACCGACCGCAAGGACTTCATGATCGTCTCCGGCGGCGTCAACATCTATCCGCAGGAGATCGAGAACCTGCTCGTCACCCATCCGCAGGTCGCCGACGTCGCCGTCTTCGGCGTCCCCAACGACGAGATGGGCGAGGAGGTGAAGGCGGTGGTGCAGCCCCTCGACATGGCGGCCGCCGGACCGGGGCTCGCCGCCGCGCTGCAGGACTTCTGCCGCCAGCACCTGGCGCGCTACAAGTGTCCACGCAGCATCGACTTCACCGCCGAGCTGCCGCGCGCGCCGACCGGCAAGCTGTACAAACGGCTGCTCCGCGACCGCTACTGGCACGGCCACGCGCGCCGCATCAACTGA
- a CDS encoding restriction endonuclease, with the protein MDERGQILEWLRNACAEYRLEPRAVFRHSRSSAWPLTARNDQELEAKLGEGGHLLPLPKEPAALANVIEVTVVDYLLTRIREVPGALANRGTERGYPDIEIGGDVWGNRFHAVDVKVARRRNATRTQSRITLYTGNTYFRYDTLRWPGTFRPFGEYASHLDVIVLYTLDPELTQRARDVELLVHEAWRIGSRQRSSTTREYLGAVQSIDQLRAGKGEFASEREFYDYWRKYNFKTGRAVEKQLHRLLAQKDGATGRKPGEV; encoded by the coding sequence ATGGATGAGCGCGGACAGATCCTCGAATGGCTGCGGAATGCGTGCGCGGAGTACCGACTGGAGCCGCGCGCGGTGTTCCGACACAGCCGGTCGAGCGCGTGGCCGCTGACGGCGCGGAACGATCAGGAGCTCGAAGCAAAGCTCGGAGAGGGTGGGCACTTGCTCCCGCTCCCCAAAGAGCCCGCCGCGCTTGCCAACGTCATCGAGGTCACGGTCGTCGACTACCTGCTGACGCGCATCCGCGAAGTCCCCGGCGCGCTGGCGAACCGAGGAACCGAGCGGGGCTATCCAGACATCGAAATCGGAGGCGACGTCTGGGGCAACAGGTTTCACGCCGTGGACGTCAAGGTCGCCAGGCGACGGAACGCGACGCGCACCCAGAGCCGCATCACCCTCTACACCGGGAACACCTATTTTCGGTACGACACGTTGAGGTGGCCTGGGACGTTTCGGCCGTTCGGCGAGTACGCGAGCCACCTCGACGTGATCGTCCTCTACACCCTCGACCCGGAGCTGACGCAGCGCGCCCGCGACGTCGAGCTCCTGGTTCACGAAGCGTGGCGCATTGGGTCCCGGCAGCGTTCGTCGACGACACGCGAATACCTGGGTGCCGTTCAATCCATCGACCAGCTTCGCGCCGGAAAGGGCGAGTTCGCGTCGGAACGCGAGTTCTACGACTACTGGCGAAAGTACAATTTCAAGACGGGAAGGGCGGTAGAGAAGCAACTCCACAGGCTGCTGGCACAGAAGGACGGGGCTACGGGACGGAAGCCAGGGGAAGTGTAG
- a CDS encoding ABC transporter permease subunit, which produces MTTRDLTAIVRLDLAETIRSRWALFCVGLYAALAAVFVFVGMRESTLLGFTGMGRVLVGLSHAMLMVLPLLALTASSQVINRAREEGALEVLFSHPIRRGAYFLGVTASRYLVLTVPLLGLFAGLSVLGATVLGGGVLWNVLARSLLVSAALLAAFLGIGLAISTFVANPARSATIALVAWILAVALLDFALIGVMLQWRLQPQGVFALALLNPVQAARMALLSAGDPELSTLGPVGFYLANRVGAGALLAFGIAWPLGAGLAAWLLAYVRFTRGDVA; this is translated from the coding sequence ATGACGACCCGGGACCTCACCGCGATCGTTCGCCTGGACCTGGCGGAGACCATCCGCTCGCGCTGGGCGCTGTTCTGCGTCGGCCTCTACGCCGCCCTCGCCGCCGTCTTCGTCTTCGTCGGCATGCGCGAATCGACCCTGCTCGGCTTCACCGGCATGGGACGGGTGCTGGTCGGCCTCAGCCACGCCATGCTGATGGTGCTGCCGTTGCTCGCCCTCACCGCCTCGTCGCAGGTCATCAACCGGGCCCGCGAGGAGGGCGCGCTGGAGGTGTTGTTCAGCCATCCGATTCGCCGCGGCGCGTACTTCCTCGGCGTCACCGCCTCGCGCTACCTGGTGCTCACCGTGCCGCTGCTCGGGCTCTTCGCCGGGCTCAGCGTCCTCGGCGCCACCGTGCTCGGCGGCGGCGTCCTGTGGAACGTCCTCGCCCGCTCGCTGCTGGTGAGCGCCGCGCTGCTCGCCGCCTTCCTCGGCATCGGCCTGGCCATCTCCACCTTCGTCGCCAACCCGGCGCGCTCGGCGACCATCGCCCTGGTGGCGTGGATCCTCGCCGTCGCCCTGCTCGACTTCGCCCTCATCGGCGTCATGCTGCAGTGGCGCCTGCAGCCGCAGGGCGTGTTCGCCCTGGCGCTGCTGAATCCGGTGCAGGCGGCGCGCATGGCGCTGCTGTCGGCCGGCGACCCCGAGCTGTCGACGCTCGGGCCGGTCGGCTTCTACCTCGCCAACCGCGTCGGCGCCGGCGCCCTGTTGGCGTTCGGCATCGCCTGGCCGCTGGGCGCCGGGCTCGCCGCCTGGCTGTTGGCGTACGTGCGTTTCACCCGCGGCGACGTGGCGTGA
- a CDS encoding PAS domain S-box protein: MAWRESHLRPVATGANPAHRGPPIAALLDALPAHVALLDGNGVIVAVNRPWRQFAAENQLADPACGVGSDYPALCAAAADCDDAVAVAAGLRAVLSGTSETFLREYPCHAPGQQRWFQLRITPLRPHPGALMIHVDITGRRQAEEHLRASEERFRALVEDAREGILLLDARGRIDYASPAAARVLGLPLEAIAGRSAIDFVHPDDAPLARQSFAAVLAHPRVPTSGTVRLRDGARWVEATGRNELAQPSVGRVVMTLRDVTERVTAETALRRRADADALLVSLSSRFITCPLDEIDDAVGEALRRVGTFTGVDRAYILRVSADGQSAEYAHEWCAPGIASLRPMMANLGSLDAFPWALERYRRGEVVLIPRVADLPPEAAPERLMSEAAGVRSSLLVPIAYGGALAGVVGYASVRGERCWDEQELGLLKVVGEMFFNALERQRGEAALRRRARHQEALASLGQLLLADPPLRAVYDAAAETAARALDTQLSVIVELLADGETLQSRAGVGWAPGLVGYTTVGSQTASHTGYTLHRGHPVVLADARSEQRFAIPPVLRAHGVVSGVAAPIGVPPQVVGCVAVYTTAPRRFDDEDLAFLRGLATALSAAIERDRARQVERYLARIVAASDDAIIGESLDGTIISWNPGAERLYGYRSGEMIGRSVRRIIPGDCQEEQQQILDRALRGQATPRLETLRRRKDGTLVDVSLTVSPIVDSNGRATGLASIARDIGAARRDAAALRSASERLQMLWEIDQAILAAAAPEAIAQAAITRLRQAVGCDRTSVLLFDEATGSMTLLAADDAGPPSLLPGDRFGLGEIGAMDVLREGHPEHIAPPGVADDGPPGLRRLAAAGFRTMVRLPMLAEGELLGTVNLLSRSADAFEPAHIEMAREVTTQIAVAMRQARLHEAVRRHADELEWRVHERTLQLEATNQELEAFAYSVSHDLRAPLRAIDGFSALLAEECGAQLDAAGRDYLGRVRTAAGRMAELIDALLDLSRVARGDLHWQVVDLSEAAAAIAAELADPRREVDFVIPPGLRVEGDRRLLRVVLQNLIGNAWKYTSKQPRARIELGRLEADGLPVHFVRDDGAGFDMAYADKLFAAFTRLHAASEFEGTGIGLATVQRIVRRHGGRVWAEGEPGRGATFYFTLGPAPPTATT; the protein is encoded by the coding sequence ATGGCTTGGCGTGAATCGCACCTGCGACCCGTGGCGACGGGCGCCAACCCGGCGCATCGCGGCCCACCGATCGCGGCGCTGCTCGACGCGCTGCCGGCGCACGTCGCGCTGCTCGATGGCAACGGCGTGATCGTCGCGGTCAACCGCCCGTGGCGGCAGTTCGCGGCCGAGAACCAGCTCGCCGACCCGGCCTGCGGCGTCGGCAGCGACTATCCCGCCCTCTGCGCGGCGGCGGCGGACTGCGACGACGCGGTCGCCGTCGCGGCCGGCCTGCGGGCGGTGCTGAGCGGAACGTCAGAGACCTTCCTGCGCGAGTATCCCTGCCACGCCCCCGGCCAGCAGCGCTGGTTCCAGCTTCGCATCACCCCGCTGCGGCCGCATCCCGGGGCGCTGATGATCCACGTCGACATCACCGGACGACGCCAGGCCGAAGAGCACCTGCGCGCCAGCGAGGAGCGCTTCCGCGCCCTGGTCGAGGACGCCCGCGAGGGCATCCTGCTGCTCGATGCGCGCGGCCGCATCGACTACGCCAGCCCGGCCGCGGCGCGCGTGCTCGGCCTGCCGCTGGAAGCGATTGCCGGCCGCTCCGCCATCGACTTCGTCCATCCCGACGATGCCCCGCTGGCGCGCCAGAGCTTCGCCGCGGTCCTCGCCCACCCGCGGGTACCGACATCGGGCACCGTGCGCCTGCGCGACGGCGCGCGCTGGGTCGAGGCGACGGGGCGCAACGAGCTGGCGCAGCCGAGCGTCGGCCGCGTCGTGATGACGCTGCGCGACGTCACCGAGCGCGTCACCGCCGAAACGGCGTTGCGCCGCCGCGCCGACGCCGACGCGCTGCTGGTGTCGCTCTCGAGCCGCTTCATCACCTGCCCGCTCGACGAGATCGACGACGCGGTGGGCGAAGCGCTGCGCCGCGTCGGCACCTTCACCGGCGTCGACCGCGCCTACATCCTCCGCGTGTCGGCCGACGGCCAGAGCGCCGAGTACGCGCACGAATGGTGCGCGCCCGGCATTGCCTCGCTGCGCCCGATGATGGCCAACCTCGGATCGCTCGACGCCTTCCCCTGGGCGCTGGAACGCTACCGGCGCGGCGAGGTCGTCCTCATCCCGCGCGTCGCGGACCTGCCGCCGGAGGCGGCGCCGGAACGCCTCATGAGCGAAGCCGCCGGCGTGCGCTCGTCGCTGTTGGTGCCGATCGCCTACGGCGGCGCCCTCGCCGGCGTCGTCGGCTACGCGTCGGTGCGCGGCGAGCGGTGCTGGGACGAGCAGGAGCTGGGGCTGCTCAAGGTGGTGGGCGAGATGTTCTTCAACGCCCTGGAACGCCAGCGCGGGGAAGCGGCGCTGCGTCGGCGGGCACGCCACCAGGAGGCGCTGGCGTCGCTCGGCCAGTTGCTGCTCGCCGATCCGCCGCTGCGAGCGGTGTACGACGCCGCCGCCGAGACGGCGGCGCGGGCGCTCGACACCCAGCTCAGCGTCATCGTCGAGCTGCTGGCCGACGGCGAGACGCTGCAGTCGCGCGCCGGCGTCGGCTGGGCGCCGGGGCTCGTCGGGTACACCACCGTCGGCAGCCAGACGGCGTCGCACACCGGCTACACCCTCCACCGCGGACACCCGGTGGTGCTCGCCGACGCGCGCAGCGAGCAGCGCTTCGCCATCCCGCCGGTGCTGCGCGCCCACGGCGTCGTCAGCGGCGTCGCGGCGCCGATCGGCGTGCCGCCGCAGGTCGTCGGCTGCGTGGCGGTGTACACCACCGCGCCGCGCCGCTTCGACGACGAGGACCTCGCCTTCCTGCGCGGCCTGGCCACCGCGCTCTCGGCGGCGATCGAGCGCGACCGCGCCCGCCAGGTCGAACGCTACCTGGCGCGCATCGTCGCCGCCTCCGACGACGCGATCATCGGCGAGAGCCTGGACGGCACGATCATCAGTTGGAACCCCGGCGCCGAACGCCTCTACGGCTACCGCTCCGGCGAGATGATCGGCCGCTCGGTGCGGCGCATCATCCCGGGCGACTGCCAGGAGGAACAGCAGCAGATCCTCGATCGCGCCCTGCGCGGCCAGGCGACGCCGCGGCTCGAGACCCTGCGCCGGCGCAAGGACGGCACCCTGGTCGACGTCTCGCTCACCGTCTCGCCGATCGTCGACTCGAACGGCCGCGCCACGGGCCTCGCCTCGATCGCGCGCGACATCGGCGCCGCCCGGCGCGACGCCGCGGCGCTGCGTAGCGCCTCGGAGCGGCTGCAGATGCTGTGGGAGATCGACCAGGCGATTCTCGCCGCCGCCGCGCCCGAGGCCATCGCCCAGGCCGCCATCACCCGGCTGCGCCAGGCCGTCGGCTGCGACCGCACCAGCGTCCTGCTCTTCGACGAGGCCACCGGCTCGATGACGCTGCTGGCGGCCGACGACGCCGGCCCGCCCTCGCTGCTGCCGGGCGACCGCTTCGGGCTCGGGGAGATCGGCGCCATGGATGTGCTCCGCGAAGGCCACCCCGAGCACATCGCGCCGCCGGGAGTCGCCGACGACGGGCCACCGGGCCTGCGCCGCCTGGCCGCCGCCGGCTTCCGCACCATGGTGCGCCTGCCGATGCTCGCCGAGGGCGAGCTCCTGGGTACCGTCAACCTGCTGTCGCGCAGCGCCGACGCCTTCGAGCCGGCACACATCGAGATGGCGCGCGAGGTCACCACCCAGATTGCCGTGGCGATGCGCCAGGCGCGCCTGCACGAGGCGGTGCGGCGCCACGCCGACGAGCTCGAGTGGCGGGTGCACGAACGCACGCTGCAGCTCGAGGCCACCAACCAGGAGCTGGAAGCCTTCGCCTACAGCGTCTCGCACGACCTGCGGGCGCCGCTGCGCGCCATCGACGGCTTCAGCGCCCTGCTCGCCGAAGAGTGCGGCGCGCAGCTCGACGCCGCCGGCCGCGACTACCTGGGGCGCGTCCGCACCGCCGCCGGCCGCATGGCCGAGCTGATCGACGCCCTGCTCGATCTGTCGCGGGTGGCGCGCGGCGATCTCCACTGGCAGGTCGTCGATCTCAGCGAGGCGGCCGCCGCCATCGCCGCCGAGCTCGCCGACCCGCGGCGCGAGGTCGACTTCGTCATCCCGCCCGGCCTGCGCGTCGAAGGCGACCGGCGACTGCTGCGGGTCGTGCTGCAGAACCTGATCGGCAACGCCTGGAAGTACACCAGCAAGCAGCCGCGGGCGCGCATCGAGCTCGGCCGCCTCGAAGCGGACGGCCTGCCGGTCCACTTCGTGCGCGACGACGGCGCCGGCTTCGACATGGCGTACGCCGACAAGCTCTTCGCCGCCTTCACCCGCCTGCACGCCGCCTCCGAGTTCGAGGGCACCGGCATCGGCCTGGCGACGGTGCAGCGCATCGTCCGCCGTCACGGCGGCCGCGTCTGGGCCGAGGGCGAGCCGGGCCGCGGCGCGACGTTCTATTTTACCCTCGGCCCGGCCCCCCCGACCGCGACGACGTAA
- a CDS encoding DNA cytosine methyltransferase gives MARPRALSLYTGAGGLDLGFEAAGFQTAVCVEIDPAAASTLRANRPWPVLDRDVHAVTSAEILAVAGLAEGEADVLIGGPPCQPFSKAGYWATGDTLRLDDERAGTLGAYLRVLRDALPRAFLLENVPGLAYRAKSEGLDLIRRTIDAINRERRSDYALTVACLNAADYGVPQQRERVFVVGARDGASFRFPSPTHRPHDAETQWLIDLPPYATAWDAIGDLENTPTDGLQVRGKWAHLLPSIPEGQNYLWHTERGGGVPLFGWRRRFWTFLLKLAKDRPSWTIQAQPGPAIGPFHWKNRRLSARELCRLQTMPDDFDVLGNLAAVQRQVGNAVPSGLAEVLARAIRRQLLGQPRVAANATLLPSPRPGAPEPEPPGIVPRKYMALAGRHDAHPGTGKGYAAAKRAGNGEGEGRQRAATLPLASVP, from the coding sequence ATGGCCAGGCCGAGGGCGCTAAGCCTCTATACGGGTGCGGGTGGGTTGGATCTCGGGTTCGAGGCCGCCGGCTTCCAGACGGCGGTGTGTGTGGAGATCGACCCAGCGGCAGCTTCCACTCTGCGAGCGAATCGTCCTTGGCCGGTTCTCGACCGGGACGTCCACGCAGTGACGTCCGCCGAGATTCTCGCCGTGGCCGGCCTTGCCGAAGGGGAAGCTGACGTACTCATCGGCGGTCCTCCGTGTCAGCCGTTCTCGAAAGCCGGGTACTGGGCGACGGGTGACACGCTGCGCCTCGACGACGAGCGGGCCGGGACGCTGGGCGCGTATCTTCGCGTCCTTCGCGATGCCTTGCCGCGAGCGTTTCTTCTCGAGAACGTCCCCGGACTGGCGTACCGTGCCAAGAGCGAAGGCCTCGACCTCATTCGGCGCACCATCGACGCGATCAACCGGGAGCGACGGTCCGACTATGCGTTGACCGTCGCTTGTCTCAACGCCGCTGACTACGGCGTACCGCAGCAGCGGGAGCGCGTCTTCGTCGTCGGCGCTCGCGACGGTGCGAGTTTCAGGTTTCCAAGCCCGACCCACCGCCCCCACGACGCGGAGACGCAGTGGCTGATCGACCTGCCCCCCTATGCGACCGCTTGGGACGCGATCGGCGATCTCGAGAACACTCCCACCGATGGTTTGCAGGTGCGCGGCAAGTGGGCACACCTCCTGCCGAGCATTCCGGAAGGGCAGAACTATCTGTGGCACACCGAGCGGGGCGGCGGCGTGCCGCTGTTCGGCTGGCGCCGTCGCTTCTGGACGTTCCTGCTGAAGCTGGCGAAGGACCGCCCTTCGTGGACGATTCAGGCTCAGCCCGGTCCCGCGATCGGGCCATTCCACTGGAAGAACCGCCGGCTGTCCGCCCGTGAGCTCTGTCGGCTGCAGACGATGCCGGACGATTTCGATGTGCTCGGCAATCTCGCGGCGGTCCAACGACAGGTCGGCAATGCGGTCCCGTCGGGTCTGGCAGAGGTTCTGGCGCGCGCGATCAGACGGCAGCTTCTCGGCCAACCCCGGGTCGCGGCGAATGCGACCTTGTTGCCCAGTCCGCGCCCGGGCGCGCCGGAGCCGGAACCACCAGGCATCGTGCCCCGCAAGTACATGGCGCTCGCGGGTCGCCACGACGCACACCCCGGCACCGGCAAAGGGTACGCAGCCGCCAAACGCGCGGGGAACGGCGAAGGGGAGGGCCGGCAGCGGGCGGCTACACTTCCCCTGGCTTCCGTCCCGTAG
- a CDS encoding ABC transporter ATP-binding protein, which translates to MRIELTHVRRSFGRIAALKGITAAVPSGSRVALIGPNGSGKSTLLRVLLGMVSCQGEARIDGLSPFADRATLAARLAYVPQVAPRIAVPVRDLVRAVAQVRDVEPTRVAAAARALHLDLEEIAGRQLRDLSGGMRQKLLIALALAVDASLFVLDEPTASLDAEARQDFFRLIAGIPAHATVVLCSHRLDELRQLTSHVLALRDGVLDFAGATEDYLQATAVSVVDVRLAADTAGALLSARGFAPGANRWWRRVLPQRQKLALVRDLAVSLNGSVENVLVRDVETLSPAAAPEAAAENDHDD; encoded by the coding sequence ATGCGCATTGAGCTGACGCACGTGCGCCGATCCTTCGGTCGCATCGCGGCCCTGAAGGGGATCACCGCCGCGGTGCCGAGCGGATCCCGCGTCGCCCTCATCGGCCCCAACGGCTCGGGAAAGTCGACCCTGCTGCGCGTCCTCCTCGGCATGGTCTCCTGCCAGGGCGAGGCGCGCATCGACGGCCTGTCGCCGTTCGCCGACCGCGCCACGCTCGCCGCGCGTCTGGCCTACGTGCCGCAGGTGGCGCCGCGCATCGCCGTGCCGGTGCGCGACCTGGTGCGTGCCGTCGCGCAGGTGCGCGACGTCGAACCGACGCGGGTCGCCGCCGCGGCGCGCGCGCTCCACCTCGACCTCGAGGAGATCGCCGGCCGCCAGTTGCGCGACCTCTCCGGCGGCATGCGCCAGAAGCTGCTCATCGCCCTCGCCCTCGCCGTCGATGCGTCGCTGTTCGTGCTCGACGAACCGACCGCCAGCCTCGACGCCGAGGCGCGCCAGGATTTCTTCCGCCTGATCGCCGGCATCCCGGCGCACGCCACCGTGGTGCTGTGCTCGCACCGCCTCGACGAGCTGCGCCAGCTCACCTCGCACGTGCTGGCGCTGCGCGACGGCGTGCTCGACTTCGCCGGCGCGACCGAGGACTACCTGCAGGCGACCGCGGTGTCGGTGGTGGACGTGCGCCTGGCCGCCGACACCGCCGGCGCCCTGCTCAGCGCCCGCGGCTTCGCGCCCGGGGCCAACCGCTGGTGGCGGCGGGTGCTGCCGCAGCGGCAGAAGCTCGCCCTGGTGCGCGACCTCGCCGTCAGCCTCAACGGCTCGGTCGAGAACGTCCTGGTGCGCGACGTCGAGACCTTGTCGCCGGCGGCGGCGCCCGAGGCCGCGGCGGAGAACGACCATGACGACTGA
- a CDS encoding very short patch repair endonuclease → MFSTPARAHRRAGNLAVGDFLGSDRRVTMARAPSYVGRSSASARASAAARASSRKAGTRCEEALRRALARLGYRYRRNVTDLPGKPDFVFPRARVVVFCDGDFWHGRDFEARRARLRAGTNADYWIAKISRNRERDREQAARLRRCGWKVLRFWESDIRRSAERAALAVRRALEQRLGCELKSVDSLSSRGRRYGVSRRGRGTRTWPGRGR, encoded by the coding sequence ATGTTCTCGACGCCCGCGCGCGCCCACCGACGCGCGGGGAATTTGGCGGTCGGGGATTTTCTTGGTAGCGACCGTCGCGTGACGATGGCGCGGGCTCCGAGCTATGTCGGGCGATCCTCCGCAAGCGCTCGCGCCAGCGCGGCGGCGCGCGCCAGCAGCCGGAAGGCCGGGACACGGTGCGAGGAGGCCCTGCGTCGGGCGCTTGCACGGCTCGGATACCGCTACCGCCGTAACGTCACCGATCTTCCCGGCAAGCCTGACTTCGTATTTCCGCGGGCACGGGTCGTGGTGTTCTGCGATGGCGACTTCTGGCACGGCCGGGACTTCGAGGCGCGACGTGCCAGACTGCGGGCGGGGACCAACGCCGACTATTGGATCGCGAAGATCAGCCGCAATCGAGAACGCGACCGCGAGCAGGCTGCCCGGCTTCGTCGCTGCGGCTGGAAGGTACTGCGATTCTGGGAGTCCGACATTCGGCGCAGCGCCGAGCGGGCTGCCCTGGCGGTTCGTCGGGCGCTGGAGCAGCGCCTGGGATGCGAGCTCAAGAGCGTTGACTCGCTGTCCAGCCGTGGGCGAAGATACGGCGTAAGTCGTCGCGGGCGAGGGACAAGGACATGGCCAGGCCGAGGGCGCTAA